A single genomic interval of Lathyrus oleraceus cultivar Zhongwan6 chromosome 7, CAAS_Psat_ZW6_1.0, whole genome shotgun sequence harbors:
- the LOC127101321 gene encoding BURP domain protein USPL1: MSPKFTSGILFLHLLLITSFYGNRARELVETENKLVDISENGTNEPQKEHKHHEQNHNHSHMDPSVMVFFTLPDLKVGKRIQIYFPKRNPSTSPKFWPRDKADSLPFSLNKLQTLLKIFSISQHSPQAKAMVDTLNECESKPIEGELKFCATSLESMLDFTQRTLGFSNDLKVYATSHLTKSSVTFQNYTILENIVRISAPKMVACHTMPYPYAVFYCHSQESENRLYRVSLVGDNGDKVEAMVVCHMDTSHWGHGHVSFQVLGVVPGSSNVCHFFPADNFIWVPKLQVRGASAM, translated from the exons ATGAGTCCAAAATTCACTTCTGGAATCCTCTTTCTTCATCTACTACTAATCACG AGTTTTTATGGAAACAGAGCAAGAGAATTGGTTGAAACAGAGAACAAACTCGTGGATATATCAGAAAATGGCACTAATGAACCCCAAAAGGAACACAAACATCATGAACAAAATCATAATCACAGTCACATGGATCCTTCTGTTATGGTGTTTTTCACCTTACCAGATTTAAAAGTTGGAAAAAGAATTCAAATTTATTTTCCCAAAAGAAACCCTTCAACTTCCCCCAAGTTTTGGCCAAGAGACAAAGCTgattcacttcccttttcattGAACAAACTTCAAACCCTTCTCAAAATCTTCTCTATCTCTCAACATTCTCCACAGGCCAAAGCAATGGTAGACACACTTAATGAATGCGAGAGTAAACCCATCGAAGGAGAACTGAAATTCTGCGCCACTTCTTTGGAATCTATGCTAGATTTTACTCAAAGAACTCTCGGTTTTTCCAATGATCTTAAAGTTTATGCAACTTCTCATTTAACAAAATCAAGTGTGACTTTTCAAAACTACACTATATTAGAAAATATTGTTCGGATTTCAGCTCCGAAGATGGTGGCATGTCACACTATGCCTTACCCTTATGCTGTTTTCTACTGTCATAGTCAAGAGAGTGAGAATCGGTTATATAGAGTTTCGCTTGTTGGTGATAATGGGGATAAGGTTGAAGCTATGGTTGTTTGTCATATGGATACTTCTCATTGGGGACATGGTCATGTTTCATTTCAGGTTCTTGGTGTTGTCCCGGGAAGTTCGAATGTTTGTCACTTTTTTCCTGCAGATAATTTCATCTGGGTTCCAAAACTGCAAGTTCGTGGTGCTTCGGCTATGTGA
- the LOC127107118 gene encoding organ-specific protein P4-like translates to MKSPHLIKEMKSIFAFFILFYLFLVADLSYASKDLGDYWKNMMNDEPMPEAIKELVQNPEVTDAGKNNNFILDFDVRPNVILYHTHVESKKQHILVKNSEQEEFHGVTEKHG, encoded by the exons ATGAAAAGTCCACATCTTATAAAAGAAATGAAGTCCATCTTTGCTTTCTTCATTCTATTTTATCTCTTTCTG GTTGCTGACCTCTCTTATGCAAGTAAAGACTTGGGAGATTATTGGAAGAATATGATGAATGATGAACCTATGCCTGAAGCAATCAAAGAACTTGTTCAAAATCCAGAGGTAACAGATGCTGGGAAAAATAATAACTTCATTCTAGACTTTGATGTAAGGCCTAATGTCATATTGTATCACACACATGTTGAGTCTAAGAAACAACATATCTTGGTGAAAAACTCTGAACAAGAAGAGTTCCATGGAGTTACAGAAAAACATGGTTGA